TGCATCCTAGCTGGTGATTTTAACTGTCACCATCAGGAATGGCTTGGCAGCAGATCTCCAACTGATGAAGAAGGCAGGATTGCACTAAATCTGTGTAATTCTCATGGACTGACTCAAATTGTCAATGGACCAACCCACCAACTGGGAAATCGTCTTGACCTCATCATGACTGATGCACCAAACCTATTCACACCAAATGAGACTGAGTGCAACGTGGGTACCTCAGACCACTTCCTTGTCAAAACTGCCTTAGAGGTGTCTCCTCCCTCTGAACCATCCCCTCTAAGACATGTATGGATGTACAAAAAGGCTGATTGGGACAACTTAAGAAATGACCTGGCTGCCGTCCGGTGGAATGAGCTATTGACAAAAGAAGACCCGGAGACTGCTTGCTCTAACATCACAAGTGCCATCCAGACAGCGATGCACAGCAACATCCCACAAAAGACTGTCCGTTCTTTTGTCAATCATCCTGAGTGGTGGAATGAGGAGTGTGATAAGGCTTTAAAGAAGAAAACTGGCAAAGTTAAGAAAGAGTTACTGAAGCTAGATATCAACAAAGCTTCTGGCCCAGATGATGTTCCTGCTCTTGTCCTGAAGATGGCGGCTCCTGAACTTGCTACTCCACTCGCTCGCCTCTTTCAATTATGTTTTGACAAAGGTTACATGCCAGCTCAGTGGAAGTGTGCGCATGTCATCCCATGCTACAAGAAGGGTGACAAACATACACCTGGAAACTACAGGCCCATCTCTCTGCTGTGTATTATGTCAAAAGTGATGGAGAAGCTTGTTAGTAAGAAAATGTGGAAACACCTGGATGAACATCATCTGATCTCCCCTCGGCAGTTTGGTTTCAGGGCTGGTCACTCTACATCAGATGCTTTGACATATGTCTCGCAATGTCTTGCCAACTCACTCAACAACAGAGAAGAAGCACGGGTCGTCTGCCTTGACATCAGCAGAGCTTTTGACCGTGTGTGGCACACTGGTCTGCTTGAGAAACTTTCTGCACTAGGGTTTTCAGGTACTCTTCATGCTTGGCTGACGGACTATCTCAAAGATAGATCACTGAAGGTCGTCCTGAATGGGAGGGAGTCTGGATCGAAAAAAATCAATGCTGGGGTACCCCAGGGCTCCATACTAGGCCCCCTcctgtttatcatcttcattgacgACATCTCACAAGATCTGAACAATCAGTCCATCTTGTACGCAGATGATGCTACCATTATGTCCTTCATCAAATCTAGAGAAGATAGACTTCCTGCTGCAGCATCTCTCAACCGGGATTTAGCCAAGATCGAGACATGGGCTAAGACATGGAATGTCCTGTTTGGTGCTGCCAAATGTAAAACCACTACCATCTCCAACCGAAGAGATGCTGATGCCAACCATCCACCACTTCACTTTTTTGGTGTAACTCTTGAAGAAGCTGAAAGCGTGGACCTTCTAGGTCTTACATTGAATAACAACTTGTCCTGGAACCAAGTAGTCACCAAAATGTCAAAGACAGCCGGTCAGCGACTGGGACTCCTCAGAAGAGCTTCGCCCTATATTCTACCTGCACAGAGAGCCATCATCTACAAGGCCATGATACGATCaaaaatggaatatgccagcagtgcttggactggtgcaactcccacctcactagctcagcttgactccatccaaaatagagctaagcgtgtcattggtctgccaacaaatgagtatgaagatcatcgtattcagccattgagccaccgcagggcagttggagcagccaccctcttccatcgtatgttttacaaggaggcccctgagttgttatgccagctgatgccagacatccatgtccatgaccccaggttgcgacggtctgtgagatcccatgacctagcagtggaagtcccaagatcaaaccttgtcagccatgaaagatcatttctaccatctacagcccaattatggaattctctacctgcccaaattccagccattagatcgagggccagctttagcagggaggttaatcgctttctgggtgcatcctcgtcagcagcttctaaatgatttatttgtctctgctgttaatgcccagttatgccatgtcgtaaaaaaaaaaaaaaaaagagcagcAACGCTTTCGGCGGTAGTACAACGTCCACTTGGGGTTTGGTCAAGTATAGGGCAGGTCCTTGAATTTACATCAAAGGAAGAGAGCTTGTAGTTTAAAGCAACATATGATAGATAAGTGATCTTTGAAATAACACATATTTTGCACTATCACAAAATTGCTTTGAAGTCACTACCctgttgaccttttcggtaaatcccataatcccTTGCGGTTATAccagagatgtcgtcatttgacgtcacgccgcctgcgtcaaatgacgacatctcaggtctaactaTAATGAATTATTGGATTTACTGATAAGGTCAATTGAATAAGTGctaaagcctttgcatcggggcttgagattggaattccaatttactttctcacgaagtaagggtaagagtaaaattgtacaattgtgtttgggagtgggcTTCTCTTCTTTCTCCATTTCCTTGCTATTTtattccatttcttgctttgtttttcaaagctatctgggccagcatgcatCTTTACTAGCCTatactggctatccaggcttgtgcatttattgcctgagcttggaacggtccatggatttctcattgattagcatgtgtccctcacggtcCAACCTggctaaacaaataaataaaagtgattGAAGGTCATACTGAGGGTCAAGCTCAGAATTCAACcatgggcacggtggctcagtggttacggccttggactcataatctgagagcttgcttgacgtgcgtgggttcgagtccctgtcccgccaccgtgttgcgcccttgggcaaggcgctttgtcacgcttgcctcaccccacccaggtgcaatgggaagctgttaggggtagtcacagtcgttgtactgatgaaccctgcgccatttgtaggcagcaaacgtggttctgacatattctaataacggcggaataaatgtaaagcactttgaggctgtttacggcataaagcgctatataaatatctacatttatttatttatttatttatttaaatgatgtctttataaaaacaatttttttaaaatctctTTTTGATCTGATGGATAAACTACCTAGTCGACAGCTAAATAAATTCACGATCACGAAATCCGactctctaaatgcatgattattTGAACAATATTCACTCAGTTAATGTTTTTGTTCATTGAAGCTTTAACAGTAAGAAAATGCATTATATATGAAAAAGAGTTGGAATTTTAGTCTCGGGTGACCTTCTATTAGTTATTTTGGTAAATGTATACtgcatttcattgttttttcaataaCGTGTGTATGTTGTAAAGCATTTAGGATATTTTCGAGTTGTCCTTTGGGTATATCTCAAGGTATATCTCAAAAATATATTGCAATTAGTTTgtgacaacattttttttaagTGAAAGGTATGTATGACTCACCTTACCTGGTTATATTTTCGGTTTTTGATGAAAAAGTGATATCCTGATACCCATTAGGGGCTTTCTGTGAGGATGGGTGAGGGTTGTATACCTTCCGTACTTTCTGTACCTATAGCTTCATAACCGTATTgcatgttttgagatataaaagatTTTGTTTAGTACAGGTTGcttttaatgaaatattttctcctcaaaaagtttggaaagttttttcaagcatctttaTCTCAGGTTATCAGCATGTGTTGTACATGTATATCGATGGACAGCTAATAtatttccctttacaatgacacagCATTTGAACAATCACCTTTTTGACGGCTGAGAACACgacttgtgaatgtagtgggggtCTTAAACACAATGTGCAAAATTGACCAtaattctgtgctcaaacaacactagtcactaacctcaatagcgggtggaaaaaccttACGCAGCTGTAACAGCCTGGCCTCCTCCTTATGCTGCTCATTAGCCTAGTCACATGTTGCTGTAGGATGGCATTCCATTTTTCAACCaagattcgtcgcaggtcatccAATGTCGTTGCATTG
This DNA window, taken from Amphiura filiformis chromosome 16, Afil_fr2py, whole genome shotgun sequence, encodes the following:
- the LOC140172740 gene encoding uncharacterized protein — protein: MRPTNTLKSLLVHPKDKKDIEQTSDVVYNIPCKGCDKSYVGETGRQFGTRLKEHKKDSETIAERKFTRANRKESTSEQHKSAITDHIAQENHVIEWEGAKFVAKSYKDKPRNGTDSTTTNSGNVQRLRLRNVNLWLLNIRGLRSNIGQLQARIQLAPPSSKPDLILITESKLDSSVPDDSSHININGYSHMRRDRSDDSGWGGCLIYYKNGFPIVRETNLEPKLYELMVFSIQSESGTVLLSLVYCPQNKIKGSLAWYDKNLDRLLSKTKANICILAGDFNCHHQEWLGSRSPTDEEGRIALNLCNSHGLTQIVNGPTHQLGNRLDLIMTDAPNLFTPNETECNVGTSDHFLVKTALEVSPPSEPSPLRHVWMYKKADWDNLRNDLAAVRWNELLTKEDPETACSNITSAIQTAMHSNIPQKTVRSFVNHPEWWNEECDKALKKKTGKVKKELLKLDINKASGPDDVPALVLKMAAPELATPLARLFQLCFDKGYMPAQWKCAHVIPCYKKGDKHTPGNYRPISLLCIMSKVMEKLVSKKMWKHLDEHHLISPRQFGFRAGHSTSDALTYVSQCLANSLNNREEARVVCLDISRAFDRVWHTGLLEKLSALGFSGTLHAWLTDYLKDRSLKVVLNGRESGSKKINAGVPQGSILGPLLFIIFIDDISQDLNNQSILYADDATIMSFIKSREDRLPAAASLNRDLAKIETWAKTWNVLFGAAKCKTTTISNRRDADANHPPLHFFGVTLEEAESVDLLGLTLNNNLSWNQVVTKMSKTAGQRLGLLRRASPYILPAQRAIIYKAMIRSKMEYASKLAIGTSNFKKIPAGFDVECRENGLIDPTVRIAPGTLSRLRELERKEREECEDECDWPELLYIVKGSALLDRYVEPVSECKNSYVKVLTSVCNLG